Part of the Haloarcula laminariae genome is shown below.
GTCCAGTGTCGCGGGGTTGAACAGGTACAGCGAGGTGTCGCCGGGCCGGTAGAGGTTCTCCTCCTCCCAGAACCGTATCTGTCGGAGCTCGTCGTCGGACAGCACGGGGAGCTGGGCCTCGACGTTGAGGGCGCTGAACATCGGCCGGTCGCCCCGACGGTCGTCGATGGTCCGGAAGACCGCGGCGGGGTTGTCGGTGTCGTGCTCCTGGGGTTTGAACACGTTCCGTTTGGTGTTCTCCCAGATGTTGGCGAAGTCGACGAGGAAGAGGTCGTCGTCTGCCAACATCTCCTCCATGTCGCCGATACGCTCGTCGATGATGGTCCGTAGCCGCTTGGGCGGCAGTTCCACGGGCGGGATGATGGTTATCGGCATCCCCGCCTCGTGGGACTGGACCAGGAGGTTCGTCAGGATGGAGTGGGGGCTGGCCTGCCCGTCGTGTTCCAGCAGCAGGGTGCCGCCCTTGACGATGCCGCCGCCCATGAGGTGGTCGAGGCCGTCGATACCCGTCGACATGTGGTCCGAGGGGACGAACTCACCGGGGTGGGTCCGCAGCCGCGGCGAGATGCGCAGCCCCTCGTGGGTGAACGTTATCTCGTGGACGCGGGTGTCGTGGTCGACGCCGCGCATCTTCACGACCTCGATGAAGCGGTGGTAGTCGCCGCCGACGTTCTCCCGCCAGAGCCGGAGGACGCCGTGGGTGTTGAACTGGACGGCGTCGCTGGCGGCGACGGTCTTTACGTCCTGCTGGCTCACGTCGGGCTGGGACTCCTCGGCGGTGAACAGCGCCGTCGCGCCGAACTCGTCGTTCAGCAGTCGGATGAAATCCAGCAGCGTCCGCCGGAACGTGTCCTGGTCCTCGCCGATGGCCGACAGTCCCGAGACGGAGTCGAGCACCACGCGGTCGGCGGGCGCGAACCGTTCGAGGTACTGCGTGATGTACTTCGACTCGAAGGGGGCGGAGTAGTCGCCCCCGAGCATCTTCCCGCCCTCCAGGGTCTCCAGCGTGAGCTCGCGCTCGTCGCCGCTATCGACGGTCTGGCCGGGCGTCGCGTGCAGCGACGTAACGGTGAGGTTCTCGTGTTCGAGGTCGAACGCGAAGTCGGCGAAGGCGTCGTCGAGCTCCTCGAAGGTCTGTTCGGTGCTGATGTAGAGACAGTCCTCGTCGCGGGCCAACCCCTCGGCGAGGAACTGCATGGCCAGCGTCGACTTCCCCGTTCCCGGGCCGCCGGTGACCAGCACCGTCCGGTTCTCCGGGAGTCCGCCGTCGAGGATGCTGTCTAGGGTCTCACTGCCGGTCGGGACGGGCATGGGTGTTCTGTCCTACCTCCGTGGCCCCGTGGTAAATCTGTGCTGCCGGCAGTATCAGTCGTGAGACTCCACTAGTCGATGTGGACCACGAGAACGGGGACCGGCGAGTTCTCGACGACCCGCTCGGTGACGCTCCCCAGGTTGGCCACGCGGTCGCGGCCGGTGCGCCCGTGGGTCCCCATCACGACGAGGTCGATGTCGGCCGTCTCGGCGTACTCCACGATGACTTTGTGCGGGATTCCTTCCTCCATCCGCGTCTCGACCGACAGGCCGGCCTCCTCCCCGCCGACGGCGATGTCGTCGAGCGCGACCTCGCCCTCTTCCTCCAGGGACTGGCGCACGTCGTCCTGCGTGTCCTTCTCGGCGGCCAGCACCAGCCGCCGGTCGACGACGTAGAGCCCGTGTACCACCGCGTCGTTGTCGCGGGCGATGGAGACGGCGTGGCTGAGCGTCTCCGTCGTCCCGGCGCTCCCGTCGGTCGCGACCAGTACGTTGTCGTACATCCCGTGGAACTGTGTCCCGACGGTACATAGTACTCCCTGTTGGCACACCACACGAAGCCCGTCCGTCCGCTTCGAGGCCCCCGACCGACGGGGCTTCGCTGGTCATGGCACACACTTTTGCGCCAGCCAGTCGTCATTTCTGATTGTCATGAACGGTGAGCGACAACTGGTGGCCGACCGGGCGGAGCTGTACGTTCGGTCGCTACTTCCGGAGGGATACAGCAAACAACAGGGGGCGACACTGGAGGCGGTCAGCGACCTCGTCGAGGACGGCGTCATCGGGGAACGGCGCGTGCAGGTGTGTGGACACCAGATACCGGTCTCTATCGCCGCGACCCGGACCGCGGTCGGCGAGCGCCTCGTCACCAGACTGGCCGCCTTTCGGGAGTGGGCGCGGCACAACGACTGCTCGCTCGCGCCCGCGATGGAGGTCCGCGAAGTGGACGGGTCGTTGACCGGCGACAGCTACCGGGCGCTACGTCTCCCGTCGGTACTGCTCGCGGAGTACCGGGACGGCGAGCTCAGCTGTGTCACTCCCCACCACGACGGCGACACCTTCTGCTGTGTCGAGGACCGCCTCGACGGGCTGGCGTCGGGGGAACAGCGGGCCTTCGAACCGGTGGAACACACGCCGCCGCTCGCTCCCGCGGGAGCGCTCGAAACCGCGTCCGGGACGGACGACGCCGACGCTGGGGAGTCCACCCCCCTCCAGCGGCGGTAGTGTCCCCTCGCCCCCATCTCAATACACTTATCCCCGGCCGCTAACGTAGCGTGGGTATGAGCACGGTCACGGTCACTCTGCCGGACGGGTCCACGCTCTCGATGGACGAAGGCAGTACGGTCGAGGATGTCGCCTACGAAATCGGACCGGGACTCGGTTCGGACACCGTCGCGGGCGTCGTGGACGGAGACCTGGTGGACAAACACACCCCTCTCACCGAGGATGTCGAACTCGTCATCGTCACACCCCAGAGCGACGAGTACGTCGACGTGCTGCGCCACTCCGCCGCCCACGTCTTCGCCCAGGCGCTCCAGCGGGAGTTCCCCGAGGCGACACTGACCATCGGACCGTGGACCGACGACGGCTTCTACTACGACGTGACCGGCGTCGACCTGGACGAGGACGACCTCGAAGACGTCGAGGCCGAGGCCGAACGCATCATCGAGGCCGACTACGACATCGTCCGCGAGGAGGTCTCCCGCGAGGAGGCGTTCGACCGCTACGAGGACAACCCGTTCAAGCAGGACATCCTCGAAACCGAGGCCGCCGACGAGGACCCGGTCTCCTTCTACAGCCAGGACGACTTCTACGACCTCTGTCAGGGCCCCCACGTCGAGTCGACCGGCGAAATCGGCGGCTTCGCGCTGCTGGAGATATCGGCGTCGTTCTGGCGCGGCGACGAGGACAACGAGACGCTGACCCGGGTGTACGGGACGGCCTTCCCGACCGAGGACGGCCTGGAGGAGTACCTGGAGATGCGACAGCAGGCCCAGGAGCGGGACCACCGGAAGATCGGCCAGGAGATGGACCTCTTCTCCATCGACGAGACCACGGGACCGGGGCTCCCGCTGTACGAGCCAAACGGCAAGAAGATACTCAACGAGCTGTCGGACTACGTCGGCCAGCTCAACCGGGAGGCCGGCTACGATGAGATAGAGACCCCCCACGTCTTCCGCACCGAGCTCTGGAAGAAGTCGGGCCACTACGAGAACTACGTCGACGACATGTTCCTGCTCGACGTCAACGACGAGGAGTACGGCCTGAAGCCGATGAACTGCCCGGGACATGCGACCATCTTCGACCAGAAGTCCTGGTCCTACCGCGACCTCCCGGTGCGGTACTTCGAGGACGGGAAGGTCTACCGCAAGGAACAGCGCGGCGAGCTATCGGGTCTCTCCCGCACCTGGGCCTTTACCATCGACGACGGCCACCTGTTCGTCCGGCCCGACCAGATAGAGCAGGAAGTGCTGGCGACCGTCGACATCATCCTCGATACGCTGGACACGTTCAACCTCGACTACACCGTCCAGTTCGCCACCCGCCCCGAGAAGAGCGTCGGCGGCGACGAGATATGGGAGAAAGCCGAGAACCAGCTCGAATCGGTCCTCGACGAACAGGACATCGACTACGTCGTCGAGGAGGGCGACGGCGCCTTCTACGGCCCGAAGATCGACTTCGCGTTCGAGGACGCCCTCGGCCGCAACTGGGACGGCCCCACGGTCCAGCTGGACTTCAACATGCCCGAGCGGTTCGACCTCACCTACACGGGCGAGGACAACGAGGACCACCGCCCGGTGATGATTCACCGCGCGCTGTATGGCAGCTACGAGCGGTTCTTCATGGTGTTGACCGAACACTACAACGGGAAGTTCCCGCCGTGGCTCGCCCCCGAACAGGTCCGCATCCTCCCCGTCTCCGACGACAACATCCCCTACTGCGAGCAGCTGCGGGACGAGCTCGACGACTACCGCGTCGAGATAGAGGACCGCTCCTGGACCGTCGGCAAGAAGATTCAGGTCGCCCACGACGACCGCGTCCCGTACATGCTCATCATCGGCGACAACGAGGAAGAGGCGGGCAACATCTCCGTGCGCGACCGCAAAGAGCGCGAGGAGACCGACATCCCTCTCGACGAGTTCGCCGACCATCTGGAGACCGAAATCGAGCAACAGCGGACCGCCGTCACCTTCCTCGCCGGCCGGTAACGGGCGTTTCTGTCGATTTCACGCGAACTGAATCTTACGCCTGAGAACTGGGCCATAACGGCTTTTATCTGATACTCCCGCGGTGTTAGTGAACCGTCGCTTGCGGGGCTGTCGGTGACAGTGGAGCTTTACGATGAAATTGGTACAGGGCCGAGGCGGGACCGGGTCGCACGGTGAACAGAGCTATCAACTGCGTCGTCTTCGGGCATTGTGTCTGTCGGTGCTGCTTTTGGGGATGACACTGGCTATCGCCCCGGTCGGGACGGCGGCGGCCGCGGGCAACGTGAGCGACCCGGCGTTCGTCTACGTCCAGGATTCGGCGCCGGGCGAACTAACAATCGTCGCAAACGACGGGACGAAAGTCGGCACCGGCGTCGACGAGTCGACCTACGCTATCCGTGCCATCGGTCCATCGGTCGACTACGACGGCGACGGGAACCTCGAGGTGCCGTACACGCAAGACGACGGGACGAACGGGCCGGCACTGAAGGTCGTCGACGTCGAGACCGGAACTGTCGATGTACTAGTCAAAGACACGATAGCCAAGGATAACAAACTGGCTGTCGGGGACTGGGACGCCGACGGTAACCCCGACATCTTCTACGTGACACACAGCAACCTCGCCACGGGCAACGGGGTCGGCCGGGTCGACGCGGACACGTCGCCGACGGAGATAATCCAAAACGACGGGGAGTTCGACGCGAAGCCGAAGGCGTACATGGGGACCGCCGACGTGACCGGCGACGGGGTCAGGGACCTCGTCTGGTTCGACGACAGCTCGGCTATCAAGTACACGAACAACAGCGCCAAAAACGGCGGCACGGACATCGAGAAACTCGACACCAGCAACACGCCGGGGAGTGGGGCGAACGCCGGTGTCGGCGAACCAGTCGACCTGGACGATGACGGGAAAGTTCGGTTCCCGGTTATCGACAGCTCCGGCTATCCGGCCCTCCTCGACCTGGCCGGGGGCACGAAGATAAGGCTCGGCGACAACAAGGCCGGCGAGAAGACCGGTGTCGCGACCGGCGATTTCTACGGCGACTCGCGAGAGGAACTGGTGTACGTCGACGGCAGCGGAACCGTCAGGTACGTCGAGACGACGGACAGTAACCAGGCCACGGGCGACATCGAAATCGGCGGGAACACGTACAATGCGCGGGCGAGTGAGGGAATCGCCGTGGGGCAGACGACCGTCACACAGCGACTCGACAGTCTCGACTCCACGAGCCCCACTCTCGATGGCGCTACCGCCGTCGGTGACAACAGCTACGTTGAGGTAACGTTCAGCGAGGGCGCGTACGCGAACGCGGACGGCTCCGGCGGGCTCTCAGCGAACGATTTCGACGCGACGCTGAGCCAGAACGGCGGGTCTGCGACCGGCGTCACGGTCGATAGCGTCACCGATACGGGCGGTGCGGCGACAACTGGGGGCGAGCGGACCGTCCGGCTCCAGGTGACGGTCTCTAACGGTCCGGCGAGCGGTGACGAGACCGTCGATGTCGCCCCGGCTGACGGAAGCGCCATCTACGACAGCGCCGGAAACGCGATGTCAAGCAGCGCGACCACGACCGCGACGCTGTCCGACCGGCAGGCCCCGAGCGACCCGGCCAGCACGTCGCCGAGCGACGACGCGGACGGCGTCGCGGCTGACGCCGCCGTCGACCTGACCTTCGCCGAGGACATCCGAGCGGGAACCGGCGCTATCGCCATCAAGCAGTCGAGCGACGACGCGACCGTCGAGTCGGTAGACGTGACTTCGCAGCAGGTGACCGTGTCCGGCAAGACGCTGACGGCCGACCCGTCGACGACGCTAGACGGCGGCACCGACTACTACGTCACCGTCGATTCGGGCGCCGTCACGGACACGGCCGGTAACGCCTACGCCGGCTTCACCGACCCGACGACGCTGAACTTCACTACCGCAGACACCGCGGTGCCGACTGTCACCGGCGGGACGGTGTCGTCGGACAACAGCTACGTCGATGTCACGTTCAGCGAGGGCGTCTACGCGAACGCCGACGGCACCGGCGGTCTCACCGCGGCCAACCTCACGGCGACGCTCTCCGGCGACAGCGACGGTTCCGTGAGCGGTGTCAGCGTCGACGCAGTCACCCGGACGGACGGAACTGACGCCACGGGCGGTGAGTCCACGGTTCGGGCCTCGCTGTCTATCTCCGGGACGCCGTCGGGCGACGAGTCCGTCGACATACAGCCGACTGACGGGCGGTCGGTGTACGACGCTGTCGGCAACGCGATGAGCGACACCGAGTCGACGGGGTCGCTCTCGCTGGCCGACCAGCAGGCCCCCTCGTTCAGCGCCGGTCCGTCGACGAGTTCCGTCGGTGTGAGCGGGTTCGACATTGACTTCACCGCTGACGAGAGCGGCACCGGGTACTACGTCGTCGTAGACGACGGGGCGGCCGCGCCCTCGGTGTCGCAGGTGAAAGCCGGCGTCGACGGGAACGGGAACGCCCCGGCGGACAGCGGGAGCGGCAGTATCTCGGCCGGGGTCCAGACGACGTTCTCGGCCTCCGGTCTCAGCGAGGCCACGTCGTACGACGTGTACGTGGTTGCGGACGACGGTGGCAACGCGAAGCTGGCCCCGAAACTCGACCAGACGACCGCGGACACGACGGCACCGACCGTCACCGGCGGGACGGTGTCGTCGGACAACAGCTACGTCGATGTCACGTTCAGCGAGAGCGTCTACGAGAATGCCGACGGCACCGGCGGGCTCGTCGCCGGCGACTTCGAGGCGACGCAGTCGGGTGACAGCGACGGCTCGGTGAGCGGTGTCAGCGTCGACGGCGTCACCCGGACTGACGGCAGTTCGACGACCGGCGGGGAGACCACGCTCCGGGTCTCGCTGTCGGTTTCGGGCACTGCCTCTGGCGACGAGTCGATCGATGTCGGGCCGGTCGACGGGAGTGCAATCTACGACGGCGCCGGCAACGCGATGGCCGGCGGCGTGACGGTGACCACGACGCTGTCCGACCGGCAGGCCCCGAGCGACCCCGCGAGTAGCTCACCGACCGACGGCGCCGGCGGAGTGGCAAACGACACCACGATAGAGCTGACCTTCGGTGAGGACGTACAGACTGGAAGCGGCGCTATCGCGGTGAAAAGCGCCAGTGACGACACGACCGTCGAGTCGATAGACGTGACCACGAGTCGGGTGAGCGCATCGAGCAAGACGATTACGGCCGACCCAACGACGACGCTAGACGGCGCCACCGATTACTACGTCACCGTCGATTCGGGTGCCGTCATGGACACGGCCGGCAACGCCTACGCCGGTTTCACCGACTCGACGACGCTTAACTTCACTACTGCCGATGTCACCGCACCGACCGTCGACGCCCTCTCGGCGACGAACCCGACCGGCCGGGACGTGACCGTCACCGTCGAGAGCGACGAGCAACTGGCGACCGTCACGGCCGACCTCAAGGGCCCGGAATCGACCACCCTCTCGACTGGCGCGTTCAGCGAGGCTGTCGACGGGGACACGTACACCTACACGGCCACCTACGGCGCGAGCAGCGACGGCGACTACACCACAGCGCTGACCGCGGCGGTCGACGCGGCCGGCAACGACGGTGCGGGCGGACAGACCGATACCGTCACCGTCGACACCGCCTCGGCCAGCACTGTCTCGTCCAGCACCGACGACGGTGACACCAGCGAACCGAATATCGACGGGTTCGCGGCGTCCGCAACGAACGGGTCGGTCGAACTGACCGTCCGGAGCGACGTACCGCTGGCGTACGTCGAGGCCACTCTCGACGGGCCCGAGGTGGCGACGCTCACGACGGACGCGTTCACCGAGTCCGATCGCGTCTTCGGCTACACCTACACGACCCGCTACGACCCCGCGATAGGGGGCGAGTACACCGCCGAGCTGACGGCCGCGACGGACGATGCCGGCAACGATGGGGCCGACGGGCAGTCAACCACCGCCACCGTCGAGTCGGTCGTCCCGCCGGAGCAGTTCACGCTGTCCGAGACGGCCGACGGACTGCGTGTCTCGGTCCGTTCGCGAGCCGCGCTTGACGTGCTCAACGTCAGTGTCGAGGGCCCCGAGAACGCCACACGCTCGCTGTCGACGTTCGACGCGACGACGACGGCCGACGGTGATACGGTGTACGCGGCGACCGTCGCTGTGACTACCGAGGGGAGCTACACGGCGACCTTGACCGACGCGACGGTCGACGGTCAGCCGATATCGACCGGGCAGACGGACACCGCTGCGGTGGCGAACGGGTTCACGCTCGACCCGCGGGCAAGCAGCAACGACGTGGTCGTCGGCAGCAACGTCACGCTGACCGCCGGCGGCGATTTCCCGACGGACGCCAAGCCGACCTACGAGTGGGACCTCGACGATGACGGCGAGGGCGACCGGAGCGGGCGGACCGTCACTGCGGCGTTCGACGAGCCCGGACGCCACTACGTCGACCTCGTCGCAGTGGCCGACGGGCGCACGCTGACCGGGTCGGTGACGGTGAGCGTCCGCAACCGAACCGGGCCCAAGCCGGGCATCGACCGTCGAAGTCTCGACTTCGGCCGCGTCGCGGTGGGCGAGACGGTCCGAATGAACCTCACGGTGTACAACCCCGACAGTTCCGGGACCGGCTACACCATCTCGTCGTCCGATCTCGTCGGGGAGACGCCCGGAGCCTTCGCCGTCGGCAGCGACTTTCCGGTGACACTCGAACCCGGTGAGCGTCACACGATACCCGTCTCGTTCACGCCGACCAGTCGCGGGGACAAACAGGCCCAGCTCCAGCTGTTGCCCGCAGCCCCGTCGAGCCCGCAGCTCACCGTCTGGCTATCCAGCGAGCGAAGCTACATCCTCGTCCAGGAGGTATCCACGAACAGCTCCGTGAACGCCACCGTCAGCGTCGACGCGTTCAATGTGGACACCGACGGGCAGCTCGAAATCAACGTCTCACAGCCCGGCTCGCGCCGGCAGGCGGTGACCGTCGACGAACTCGGGATGGTCACAGCGGGCGACGACACCTTCGACATGGCCATCACCCACGCGCCGACGCCGATGTCGGCGGTCCACGAACCGGCACCGGGCCGACAGAACCTCCAGTACATCCGGCTGACCCACCGCAACAACGACTCGCTACGCTTTGCGGACACCGCGGTCCGGTACCGTGTCGACAGGCGCGCGCTCCCGGAGAGTACCGACCCGGGGGCCGTCGAGTTCTCCCGCTGGAACGGCACTGCCTGGAACTTCTCCGCGACCGGGACCCTCGTCGACCGGACGGCGACGCACTACGTCTATCGGGTCGAGACCCCGGGCTTCTCGCAGTTCGTCGTCACCGGCCCGACGGAAGACGCCGTGGCAGCCGACGGCACTACGACGGCTGGACCGGAGCCTGATGGCGGTGAGACTCCTGCAGATGGCGGTGTCACGACGACTGACAGCGAGGGGCTGCCGGCTTCCTGGCCGGGTCTCGCCGTCGGCGGCGGACTGAGTGCCGTCTTGCTACTGTTGTTCGTCTTGAGACGACGCGATGAGGACGAGACGGTCGAGGACGACCGGAAGCCGTGAACAGTCGGAGTCCGACGGCCACCTCGGAACCGAGGTCGAACAACAGCGGACCGCCGTCACCTTCCTCGCCGGCCGGTAACCGCGCTCGCCGAGCCGGTTACGTCTCCTCGTCTTTCAGCTCGTCCAGCTCCGCCTCGACCTCGCTGTCGTCGACGCTGCCGACGGTATCGTCCTCTAGCTCCGCTTCCAGTTCCGTTTCGACGGCCTCGCTCGCGTCGTCGGTGTCGTCGGTCGCTCCCCCCTCGCCCATCTCGGCTTTCAGCGTATCCAGCTCAGCGTCGACCTCGCCGTCCTGCTGGAGCTCATCCAGCTCCTTGTCCAGCTGGCTGCGGTCGTCGAGCTGGTTCTCCAGGGCGCCCTCCTCCCGGAGTTCGTCCATCGCCTGCGAGCGGGCCTCCATGTCCTCGGTGCGCTCCTCCGCGCGCTCGATGGCTCGGCTCACGTCCTCCATCTCCTCGCCCGCCCCGGTCATGGCCTCGTTGACCCGCACGGAGGCCTTGGCGGCCTCGTGGCGGGCCTTCATCGTCTCCTTTTTCGTCCGGAACTGCTCTATCTGGCGCTGGAGTTCGTCCTTCTGCTCGACCAGCTGGTCCTGCTGGGACTGGAGCTGCGCTATCTGGCCGTCCAGTTCCTCTATCTGGCTCATCTTCTGCTTTTTCTTCTCCAGGGCCTTCCGGGCCAGGTCGTCGCGGTCCTGCTCGACGGCCTGGCGGGCCTGGTCGTTGTGCTTCTCGACGTTCTCCTCCAGGCGGCGCTTTTGAATCTCCAGGCGCTTTTTCTGGGTCGTCAGGTCCGCGATGCCCTGCTTGACGTCCTGTAGCTCGTCGCGGAGCTGTTCGTAGCTGTAGTCGAGCGTCTCCGTCGGGTCTTCCGACCGGTTCAGGACGGCGTTGACCTTCGACCTGATGACGTACGATGCGCGCGAGAGGATTCCCATGTCCCACAGTTCGGGTCTCTGACCTTAAACTTCTTTCATGGGTGTGGGTCGCCGTGTCGACAGCTACACGGTCCCTGTGGCCGACAGTCCAGCCGTGAGCGACCCCGTCGTCGTCCCCGGCGGCCGCGAGGTCGCCGGGCGCCTGGACCGCCCCGACGCCGACACCGCCGTCGTCGCCTGCCCGCCCCATCCCCAGCACGGCGGCTCCCGGTCGGACCCGCGGCTCCGGGCCGTGAGCGACGCGCTGGCCCCAGACGCGGCCTGTCTCCGCTTCGATTACGGCCCCTGGGACGACCAGCGCGGCCCGGCGCTGTGTACGACCGACGCCGAGCGAACCATCGCCTGGGCCGCCGACCGCTACGACCGCATCGGCCTGTTCGGCTACAGCTTCGGCGGCGGTGTGGCGTTGCGGGCGGCCGCCCGAACCGACGCGTCGCTCGTCGCCTGTTCGGTCCTGGCGCCGGCCGTCGAGGCCGAGGCGCTCGACGCGGTCGGCTGTCCGTGTCAGGTCGTCGTCGGCGAGCGCGACACCACAGTCGACTGGGCGCCCGTGGCCGACCGCGCCGCGGCGCTGGGCCACGCAGTCGAGCGGCTCCCTGAGACCCACCAGTTCCGCGGCGGCCTCAATCGGGTCGGCCACCTCGTCGGACGGTTCCTGGCGACCCGGCTGTGACCCGGCAGCTGCCGGCCCTATATTTATACTACATACCGCACAATAGTCACGTATGGCAACGGCCGGCCCAGCGCCGCTCGCCCGGCGTGCCAGCCACGGCGCCGTCTCCCTCGCCGCCGGCTTTCTGGCCGGTCTCGCGCTGTTTCTCGCCGTCGGCGCCTCGGCGGGTGACGCGGTGTTCTCAGCGCTGGCGCTTGCGGCCCTGGTCGCGGTCACCCGGACGCTGTTACGGCCGGCCGTCCGCCCGTAGCGGGCGTCGTCGCCCCCGCCGGCCCGGGACGGTCGGCTCGGGGCTTGTGCCCGTACCAGTGACACTCGCTGGCGAAGATAGCGCGCTCCGAAACCGTTTTGAGGGCACGGGAGCCACCGACAGTATGCCGACCGAACCCGAA
Proteins encoded:
- a CDS encoding dienelactone hydrolase family protein — translated: MSDPVVVPGGREVAGRLDRPDADTAVVACPPHPQHGGSRSDPRLRAVSDALAPDAACLRFDYGPWDDQRGPALCTTDAERTIAWAADRYDRIGLFGYSFGGGVALRAAARTDASLVACSVLAPAVEAEALDAVGCPCQVVVGERDTTVDWAPVADRAAALGHAVERLPETHQFRGGLNRVGHLVGRFLATRL